DNA sequence from the Agromyces aureus genome:
TACGTGCAGCAACTCTGCACCGAAGAGGGCGTCGAGGTCGCGCCCGGCGTGCTGCCGCTGGTCGTCCGCGCCGGCGGCGGATCGCCGCGAGACACGCTCTCACTGCTTGACCAGCTCATCGCGGGTTCCGAGGGCACGAGCATCGACTACGAGCGCGCCGTGGCGCTGCTCGGCTACACCCACGGCGCGCTGCTCGACGAGGTCGTCGACGCCATCGGGCAGGGCGATGCCGCCGGCGCATTCGCCGCCGCCGACCGCGTGGTGCAGACCGGTCAAGATCCGCGCCGCTTCGTCGAAGATCTGCTCGAACGCCTGCGCGACCTCATCATCGTCGCGGCCTCGACGCCCGAGGCCGCCGCGGCCGTGCTGCGCGGCGTTCCGGCCGACGAGCTCGTGCGCATGAACACGCAGGCGGCCGCGTTCGGCGCCGCAGAGCTCTCGCGCGTCGCGGACCTCGTCAACCAGACCCTCACCGAGATGAGCGGTGCGACCTCGCCCCGCCTGCACCTCGAACTCATGCTCGCGCGCGTGCTGGTGCCCGCCATCGACGACACCCAGCGCGGCGCGATCGCCCGCGTCGAACGACTCGAGCGTCGCGTCGGAGTGACGGATGCCGGTGGCGCACCCTCGCGCGACGAACCCGCCGCCGCGCCCGCCCGATCGTCCGGCGTTCCCGCGGCCGGTGCTCGCGGCGCAGGTCCCGTGCCCGCTGCCGTGCCCGCTGCCGCTGCCGCTGCCACTGCGCCGGCTGCCTCGGTGCCCGTCGCGTCGGCGCCCCCGACATCGACGGTGCCCGCCGCCTCGACGACCGAGCCCGCGACGCGGCCGAACGAGTCGGCCGCCGCTTCCGCGCGACCGGAGACCCCCGAGGCAGCGCCGGCATCCGCGTCCGGCGAGCCGGAGCAGGTCGTCGTGCCGAGGCTGAAACCCGTCGGACCGGTGACCGCGCAGCAGATTCGCGACGCCTGGCCCGAGGTGCTCGCAGCCCTGCAGCGCGTCAAGCGAACGGCATGGATGGCCGCGCTCACCGCCCAGATCATCGACTACCGCTCGGAAGACGACGTGCTGGTGCTCGGGTTCCCGAGCCAGAACGACGTGAACGACCTCAGAGGCTCGGCGGGTGCGCAGAGTCCGGCCGAGTTGCTGCGTGCGGCGATCACCGAGGTGCTCGGCATCCAGGTCAAGTTCGTGCCTCGCGTGGTGGGCGCTCAGGGTTCCGGCGCTCCGTCGTCTCCCGCCCGCGCCGGTGAGGGCGATGGTTCAGGGTCCGCGTCCGCTCCCGCAGCGGCGCCGGGCGGCGGCGGTTCGCCCGCTGCGGCGTCGACCGCAGTGCCGCGCGCGACCGCGCCGAGCGCGGCACCCGCGGGCGCTGCGAACGCCGAAGGGTCGAGCGGGGCCAAGCGGAATTCAGGCCAGACTGACCGGGCGTCGAAGAGCGCGCCGTCGTCGAGCACATCGGCATCGGCGTCGGCGTCGGCGTCGGCGTCGGCATCCGCACCGGTCGATTCGTGGGCGACGGTCGCGATCCCGCGCGACGAGCCGGCCGACTCCGCCGAGGCATTCACCGCGCCCTCGGTGCCCGCCACCGCGACGGCGGTGCTCACCCGCGAGGTCGAGCCCGTCTCCGAGGTCGAGCCCGTCTCCGAGAACAAGCCCGGCGAAGCCACGGCATCCGCCGCTCCGGTCGCGGCCGACGCGGCCCGCGAGG
Encoded proteins:
- a CDS encoding DNA polymerase III subunit gamma and tau, encoding MVTALYRRYRPETFAEMIGQSQVTDPLMTALRTDRVNHAYLFSGPRGCGKTTSARILARCLNCAEGPTDVPCGTCPSCVELARGGGGSLDVVEIDAASHNGVDDARDLRERAVFAPARDRYKIFILDEAHMVTPQGFNALLKLVEEPPEHVKFIFATTEPDKVLGTIRSRTHHYPFRLVPPGAMLEYVQQLCTEEGVEVAPGVLPLVVRAGGGSPRDTLSLLDQLIAGSEGTSIDYERAVALLGYTHGALLDEVVDAIGQGDAAGAFAAADRVVQTGQDPRRFVEDLLERLRDLIIVAASTPEAAAAVLRGVPADELVRMNTQAAAFGAAELSRVADLVNQTLTEMSGATSPRLHLELMLARVLVPAIDDTQRGAIARVERLERRVGVTDAGGAPSRDEPAAAPARSSGVPAAGARGAGPVPAAVPAAAAAATAPAASVPVASAPPTSTVPAASTTEPATRPNESAAASARPETPEAAPASASGEPEQVVVPRLKPVGPVTAQQIRDAWPEVLAALQRVKRTAWMAALTAQIIDYRSEDDVLVLGFPSQNDVNDLRGSAGAQSPAELLRAAITEVLGIQVKFVPRVVGAQGSGAPSSPARAGEGDGSGSASAPAAAPGGGGSPAAASTAVPRATAPSAAPAGAANAEGSSGAKRNSGQTDRASKSAPSSSTSASASASASASASAPVDSWATVAIPRDEPADSAEAFTAPSVPATATAVLTREVEPVSEVEPVSENKPGEATASAAPVAADAAREAVRPPGSPIVHDDADAPPLDEEPPFDPDYDRAAPADEPRGGGATSSRTAPASAQAPVPAPESASAPASAPARPARSQVRSNPGPSAANGGGIQRYGEAVVREVLGATFLEEVEAPARPGFGERG